In Desulfosudis oleivorans Hxd3, the DNA window GCGTCAACGTGGTTCTCTGCACGTCGGATCGGGGGTTATGCGGCGGTTTCAACACCAACCTGGTCCGTATGGCCAATGCGTATCTCAAGCGCTGCCAGGAAAAGGAGATTGAGGTCTCTTTCACCCACTTCGGCAAGAAGGGGCGTGACTGGTGCCGCAAGATGACCGATTGCGAGCGCAAGAGCGAATACCTCGGCGTGGTGGGCGCCCGGTTCGGATTTAACGTGGCGGTGACAGCGGGCCGGGAGCTGATCAACGGCTTTTTAAACGGTGATTATGACGAGGTCCATGTTATTTACAGCGAGTTCCAGGGCATGGCCAAGCAGTTGCCCGTGATCCGGCAGCTGCTGCCGATTCCCCCCATTGAGACGGCCGATTCTCCAGCGTCGGATGGCGGGGAGGATTATCTGGCGGAACATATCTGCGAACCGTCGCCGGATGAAATTCTTGACGCCATGCTTCCCAAGAATGTTTTTATTCAGATTTACAGCGCCCTGCTGGAGACATCCACCAGCGAGCACGCGGCCCGTATGGCGGCCATGGACAACGCGTCCAAGGCGTGCAACGACATGATCAACGAGCTTACACTGCTGTACAACAAAGCCAGGCAGGCGGCCATCACGGCGGAACTGATGGATATTGTGGGTGGTGCCGAGGCTCTTAAAGGTTAACCAAACAAGCATGTAAATAGATACCAGGAGGTCTATAGATGAGTGACAATATCGGAAAGGTCGTACAGGTCATGGGGCCTGTGGTGGACGTCGAGTTTGAACCCGGCAAGTTGCCCGCGATTCTGACAGCGCTGTTGATTACCAATACCGTCATTAATGATGAGGCGGACAACCTGGTGGTTGAGGTTGCCCAGCACCTTGGCGACAACGTGGTGCGCACCATTGCCATGGACGTTACCGACGGTCTGGTGAGGGGCATGCCGGTAAAGGACACCGGTGCTCCCATTACCATGCCTGTTGGCGCGGCCTCTCTTGGTCGTGTGCTCAACGTGGTGGGAAAACCCGTGGACGGCCTGGGCCCTGTCAGCCGTGAAAAGACCATGCCGATTCACCGTCCCGCGCCTCTGTTCACTGAGCAGGACACCAGCGTGAACGTTCTGGAAACCGGCATCAAGGTTATTGACCTGCTGGTGCCCTTTCCCAGAGGCGGCAAGATGGGTCTGTTCGGCGGCGCTGGCGTGGGCAAGACCGTTATCATGATGGAAATGGTCAACAACATCGCCATGCAGCACGGCGGTATTTCCGTGTTTGCCGGTGTGGGCGAGCGGACCCGTGAAGGCAACGACCTTTACCATGAAATGAAGGATTCCGGGGTTCTTCCCAAGGCGGCCCTGATTTACGGTCAGATGACCGAGCCCCCCGGGGCCCGTGCCCGTGTGGCCCTTTCCGCGCTGACCTGCGCCGAATATTTCCGTGATGTGGAAGGCCAGGACGTGCTGATCTTCATCGACAACATCTTCCGGTTTACCCAGGCCGGCGCCGAAGTCTCCGCCCTTCTGGGCCGCATTCCCTCGGCGGTGGGTTATCAGCCGACACTGGCGGTGGACCTTGGCGGCCTTCAGGAGCGGATCACCTCAACCGACAAGGGCTCCATTACCGCGGTTCAGTGCGTGTACGTGCCCGCGGACGACCTTACCGACCCGGCCCCTGCCACCACCTTTGCCCATCTGGACGGTACAGTGGTGCTTTCCCGTCAGATCGCCGAGCTGGGCATTTACCCCTCGGTGGACCCGCTGGACTCCACCTCCCGTATTCTGGACGCGGCCTATATCGGTGAGGAGCATTACCGGGTGGCCCGGGAGGTTCAGCAGACCCTTCAGAAATACAAGGAACTCCAGGACATTATCGCCATCCTCGGTATGGATGAGCTTTCCGATGAGGACAAGGTCACGGTTGAGCGGGCCAGAAAGCTTCAGCGCTTCCTGTCTCAGCCCTTCCATGTGGCCGAGGTCTTCACCGGCAAGCCCGGCTCCTATGTCAAGATTGAAGACACGGTTCGAAGCTTCAAGGAGATCTGTGACGGCAAGCATGACGACCTTCCGGAGTCGGCCTTTTACATGGTGGGCAGCATTGAAGAAGCCGTTGCAAAAGCCAAAGGCTAACAGCGTTAACAAGGGGATGGAAAATGGCTGAAAATTTGAGGCTTGAAGTGGTTACCCCGGAAAAAACGGTGGTCAGCGACGACGCGCAGATCGTCATGGCACCGGGCGTTCTGGGTGAATTTGGTGTACTTGTCAATCACACCCCTTTTTTAACGTCCCTGATGCCGGGAGCCCTTCACTATAAAGATACAGGTGAAAAAGAGCACCTGCTGTTTGTCAGCGACGGCTTTGCCGAGGTGCTGCCCGACCGGATCACCGTTCTGGTGGAATCCGCCGAAAGAAAAGAGGATATCGACCTTCAGCGGGCCGAGGCCGCCAGAGAGCGGGCGGAAAAGCGGCTGGAGAGCGGGGAAGACGTTGATTTTGTCCGGGCAAAGGCTGCTTTGACACGGGCGATACAGCGGATTCGCGTAGCCGGCGCCTGACCGGTTCTACCGCCGTTGGCAGTCGATTATTAAAGAATACAAAGGGCATTCCGTTTTCTGGCATGCCCTTTTGTTTTTGCCGGGTTTTGTTCCGGTCTGCCGGCGACACGGCCCGGGACTCAAGAACAAGTACCTTGAATACGGATATAAAATGAGCAACTCTCCTGTTTCTATTGTTATTCTGGCGGCCGGCCTTGGCACCCGGATGAAGTCCGACAAAGCCAAGGTGCTTCACGAGATCGCCGGTAAATCCATGCTCAGCTATGTGCTGGACGCAGCCCTGACAGTGACGGCCTGTGAACATGTCGTGGTGGTGGTGGGGTGCCAGGCCGAAGCCGTTCGGGCCGAGGCGGCGAAAAAGGGCGGGGTGCGGTTTGCCTTTCAGGAACGGCAGCTGGGCACCGGCCATGCGGTCCAGTGCGCCCTTGATGCCCTTTCTGAAGAGACCGGGGATGTGGTGATTCTGTGCGGGGATGTGCCGTTTATCGCAGGCGACACCATTTGCCGGCTGGTTGCCGCCCATCGGCAGGAGGCGCGGGCCGTGACGCTGCTGTCCGTTGCCCTTGAAAATCCAACCGGTTACGGCCGTGTCATTCGGGACCCGGAAGGGAATGTCTCCCGTATTATTGAGGAGGCGGATGCTTCGGAACAAGAGCGGGAAATCAATGTCGTCAACGCCGGTATCTACTGCGTGAAAAAGGACTTTCTGGCCTGGGCACTGTCCCGTATCGAACCCCACAACGCCCAGAACGAGATTTACCTGACCGATATAATAGGTGTTGCCTATACGAACAAGCGGCGGATCGGCACACTGGTCTGCCCGGACGCGGACGAGGTGATCGGTGTCAACAGCAGGGCCGACCTGGCCCGTGCCGAGGAGCGGATGGCAGCCGGTCTTCGGGGGAAAACTTCTTGACTTTTCATGTTTATCCAAATAAATTATGAAACCAGCGAGGTGTATTGTTGAACGAGCAGGAAACCAGACAACTGCACGATCAGTTTGATGAGATTGAAAAACGGGTTGAACAGTTATTTAAAACAATAGAGTCACTTGAAACGGCCAACATCCAGCTGAAGGATAGAATAAATCAGTTGGAACAAGAGGTTAAGGAGAAAGCAGAAGCACAGGAACGGTTTGTCGAGGAAAAGGCGTTGGTTCGGTCAAAAATCGACGCACTGATTGAAAAGATAAATCATTTCAAGTCTCTGGAAGGTAACGCAACAGTGGGGCAGCAGTAAGCGGTCTCCACGGTTTTAGAAAAGGGTGTCCTTTTGGGTGAGCATATAACCATTCATCTTTTTGGTAAAAGTTATACATTTGAGGCGGATGCGGATGTTCCAAATGCGCATGCGGTGGCTGATTTACTGGAACAGGAGGTAACGGTGGTTGCAAAGAAGGCCGGCGGAACGGCCATTTCACGCAACCCCTTTGCCATGCTTACCCAGGCCGCGCTGAACATCGCCAATGAATGCGTCGGGTTGCGAAGCGACCGGCACCGGATGGTGCAGGCCGTGACCACCCGGTCCCAGGCGCTGATTCAGGCGATGGATGCCCGTCTGTAGTAATTTAAGGATGGCCTTTTTCGTGAACTGTTGTTCCAATCGTGTAAGGTGAAATGATTTTTGAGGTGTACCCCCTGCCGTGCAAGTGATTGATAGATGCTCTTTGTCCCAACTATAGCAGGACGGGAGCTGTCTCTGGCTCTGGTGTGCAGGTTCCGCATGGACGGAAAAGCCTAAAAGAGCCACACGGCGCCCACCTTGTTTACCATGGTCAAAGACCTGGCAACACGGCACAAAGGCAGGGGGATTTTTTCACCACAGCACTTTTCCTCAAGTTGAAACTCCTTCTTTTTTCTGTTTTCTTCCCGTCTGTCGTTTCAGCACTGATTGACGTTTACAGGTGCCCCGGCGCCGGCAGAGCCGGCCTGCCGGTGCCTTTTTTACCTTAAACCGGTCGCTGATCTTTACCAGGGACGAGGAGGAATAACCGTATGAATATATACACAGGTGTTGCCGGTGTTGCCGGTGTTGTGATCGGGTATGTGCTGGCGGTTGTGATACAGAACTGGCTGGCCAGAAAGAAAGTGAATGAAGCCCGGGAGGAGAGCCGGCGGATTGTCGAGGATGCCCGGTTGCGGGCGGAAAACCTTGTCAAGGAAGCCAAGCTGGAGGCCAAAGACCGGCTCTTCAAGATGAAGAGCGATTTTGACGCCGAAACCGCGGATGCCAGAAAGGAATTAAAAAAGCTTGAGCAGCGGCTGATCTCCAAAGAGGAGAACCTGGACAAGAAGTATGACCAGATGGAGCGGCGGGAGCAGGAGGTCGTCAAGAAGGAGAAGCGGGCCCAGAAGATCGAAGAGGAGGTCGAGCAGAAACAGGCTGAATACGATCACCTGCTGGCTGAACAGAAACGGCAGCTGGAGGTGGTGTCCGGACTGACGGCGGAACAGGCCAAGGAGATTCTGGTCCGCTCCATGGAGGATGAGGCCCGGCACGATGCCGCCAAGCTGATCAAGAAAATTACCACCGAGGCCGAGGAAGAGGCGGTCAAGAAGGCCCAGAAGATCATTTCCACGGCCATTCACCGGTACGCCGGCGACTATGTGGCGGAAAAGACCGTATCGGTTGTGGAACTGCCCGGCGACGAGATGAAGGGCCGCATCATCGGCAGGGAGGGCCGGAACATTCGGGCGCTGGAAGCGGCCACCGGCATCGACCTGATTATTGATGACACACCGGAGGCCGTGATTCTGTCCGGCTTCAACCCGGTGCGGCGTGAGGTGGCCCGTATTTCGATCCAGCGGCTGATTGCCGACGGCCGTATTCATCCGGCCCGCATTGAGGATGTGGTAAAAAAGGTCGAAGTCGAGGTGGCGGCAACGATAAAGGAGGCCGGCGAACAGGCGGCCTTCGACCTGGGGGTGCACGGTATCAACCCCGAGCTGGTGCGCATCCTGGGGAGCCTGAAGTTTCGTACCAGCTATACACAGAACGTGCTGCAGCATTCAATCGAGGTGGGCTTTCTGTGCGGCATTATGGCCGCTGAGCTGGGCCTGGACCAGAAGCTTGCCCGGCGCATGGGCCTGCTGCACGATATCGGCAAGGCCATCGACCATGAGGTGGAAGGCCCGCATGCCCTGATCGGCTCCAACGTGGCCCTGAAATACGGAGAGTCGGCGGAGGTGGCCCATGCCATCGGAGCTCATCACGAGGATGTGGAGCCTCAGTCGGTCTATGATGTCCTGGTGCAGGCATCGGACGCTCTTTCCGGTGCCCGGCCCGGTGCCCGCAAAGAGCTGCTGGAAAACTACATCAAGCGGCTGGAAGACCTGGAGAAGATCGCCAACGCGTTCAAGGGCGTTGCCACGGCCTACGCCATTCAGGCCGGCCGTGAGCTGCGGGTGATGGTGGAAGGCGAGGCCCTGTCGGACGAAGAGTCGGTGGTGCTGAGCCGCAACATTGCCAAGCAGATCGAGGAGAACCTCACCTTTCCGGGCCAGATCAAGGTGACAGTGATCCGGGAAACAAGAGCCGTCGAATACGCTAATAAATAACGAATGGCTTCGTAAAACACCCAATTTCTTTGTTGCGTTCTCATAATAGATGGGGGCACGAAAAACGTTTCCAATCCAGAAATGAGAATTTTTTCGCAAGGTCAAGGAAAACAAGGGATGACGCGGAGGCGTACTGTTGTACACCGCACAAGGAAGCCCGCAGTTTGACGCAGAGATTGCGGAAAAAGGCCATTTATGGATGGAAACTAAATAACGGAGTCTGTACTGATGAGCGTGGTAGACATACTGAGCGAACGGGGGTTTGTGGAGGCCTTTACCCACGAGCAGGAGCTGCGGGACCTGGCCGCTGAATCGGCCGTCACCTGCTACATCGGGTTTGATCCCACGGCCTCCAGCCTGCACGTGGGCAGCCTGGTGCCCATCATGGCCCTGGCCCACATGCAGCGAAACGGTCACCGGCCCATCGCCCTGGTGGGCGGCGGCACCGGCCTGGTGGGGGATCCCAGCGGCAAGACCGAGATGCGCCAGCTGATCACGCCGGAAACGGTTGAAGCAAACATTGAAGGTATTCAGCGCCAGCTTTCGCGGTTTATTGATTTTGACGGCGGTAAAGCCCTGCTGGTGAACAACGCGGACTGGCTGACCGGCCTGGAGTACATTCCATTTTTACGGGACATCGGCCGGCACTTTTCCGTGAACCGGATGATCAAGGCCGAGAGCTACCGCATGCGGCTGGAGTCCGAGGAGGGGCTGAGCTTTATCGAGTTCAACTACATGCTCCTGCAGGCCTACGACTTTCTCAAGCTGTGCGGGGACCGGGACTGCGTGCTCCAGATGGGCGGCAGCGACCAGTGGGGCAATATCGTGGCCGGCATCGACCTGGTCCGGCGGGTGCTCAACCGCCAGGTGTACGGGCTCACCTTTCCCCTGATCACCACCAGCAGCGGTGCCAAGATGGGAAAAACCGCTGCCGGCGCGGTCTGGCTGGATGCTGAACGTACCAGCCCGTATGATTATTACCAGTACTGGATCAACACCGACGATCAGGACGTGGCGCGGTTTCTTTCCCTGTTTACCTTTCTGCCCATGCCGGAAATCCAGGAAGTCAAGCGGATCAGCGGCGCCGACCTTAACAGCGCCAAAGCGGTGCTGGCCTTTGAGGCCACACGCATCGCCCACGGCACGGATGCGGCGGTCCAGGCCCACAGCGACGCCGCCGTCAATTTCGGGCGGCGCGATATTCCACAGGACCTGCTGCCCTCCAGCACCATACCGCGGGACGCGGAGGGAACCGGGGCCGCTGTATCGGGAACCGCGCCGCAGACGGAGATGACCATGGCCGAACTGTCCGAGGGCATACCGGCCTTTGTTCTGTTTCACACGGTGGGGTTGGCCGACAGCAAAGGCCAGGCCCGGCGGCTGATTCAGCAGGGCGGCGGGTATGTCAACGACCGGCGCATCGAATCCGATGAATACCGGGTTTCCGCCGAGGACCTGGACGACGCAAAGATCGTGCTGCGGGCCGGAAAAAAGCGGTATCACACGATTGTGGTGCGCAAGGGCGCTTAGTTCCAGGGGCCTGCCGGCGTTGTGGCGCATGCCGGCTGCCGGTTTTTGGAGACGATGCTTTTCTGCCGAAGACCAAACCGCTCTGTTTTGAATCAAACCACCTTCCGGCAAACCCTTTACTGATAACGGTTTGCGTAAAGAGCGGCTTTAACCGTCATGAATAAAGGGCTTGTCGTGTTTTGTCTCCGTAAACTCACGTTTTAAAAGGTTTTGCGGGGAGATAAAATATACAATATTTTTTATTAAAAAACGCTTGACAACCCCCGGCAGGGCGGGTATAAAGCTAAGTTCTTGTCACGGATGCACACTCGACAGGGGCTGACAGAAATCG includes these proteins:
- the atpG gene encoding ATP synthase F1 subunit gamma, with product MPSLKEVQLKIKGVKQTKKITKAMNMVATSKLRGAQTNMEAFRPYAEKFAEVLGSLAAKAGEETSPLLVPKESVKRVNVVLCTSDRGLCGGFNTNLVRMANAYLKRCQEKEIEVSFTHFGKKGRDWCRKMTDCERKSEYLGVVGARFGFNVAVTAGRELINGFLNGDYDEVHVIYSEFQGMAKQLPVIRQLLPIPPIETADSPASDGGEDYLAEHICEPSPDEILDAMLPKNVFIQIYSALLETSTSEHAARMAAMDNASKACNDMINELTLLYNKARQAAITAELMDIVGGAEALKG
- the atpD gene encoding F0F1 ATP synthase subunit beta; translation: MSDNIGKVVQVMGPVVDVEFEPGKLPAILTALLITNTVINDEADNLVVEVAQHLGDNVVRTIAMDVTDGLVRGMPVKDTGAPITMPVGAASLGRVLNVVGKPVDGLGPVSREKTMPIHRPAPLFTEQDTSVNVLETGIKVIDLLVPFPRGGKMGLFGGAGVGKTVIMMEMVNNIAMQHGGISVFAGVGERTREGNDLYHEMKDSGVLPKAALIYGQMTEPPGARARVALSALTCAEYFRDVEGQDVLIFIDNIFRFTQAGAEVSALLGRIPSAVGYQPTLAVDLGGLQERITSTDKGSITAVQCVYVPADDLTDPAPATTFAHLDGTVVLSRQIAELGIYPSVDPLDSTSRILDAAYIGEEHYRVAREVQQTLQKYKELQDIIAILGMDELSDEDKVTVERARKLQRFLSQPFHVAEVFTGKPGSYVKIEDTVRSFKEICDGKHDDLPESAFYMVGSIEEAVAKAKG
- a CDS encoding F0F1 ATP synthase subunit epsilon, giving the protein MAENLRLEVVTPEKTVVSDDAQIVMAPGVLGEFGVLVNHTPFLTSLMPGALHYKDTGEKEHLLFVSDGFAEVLPDRITVLVESAERKEDIDLQRAEAARERAEKRLESGEDVDFVRAKAALTRAIQRIRVAGA
- a CDS encoding sugar phosphate nucleotidyltransferase, with the translated sequence MSNSPVSIVILAAGLGTRMKSDKAKVLHEIAGKSMLSYVLDAALTVTACEHVVVVVGCQAEAVRAEAAKKGGVRFAFQERQLGTGHAVQCALDALSEETGDVVILCGDVPFIAGDTICRLVAAHRQEARAVTLLSVALENPTGYGRVIRDPEGNVSRIIEEADASEQEREINVVNAGIYCVKKDFLAWALSRIEPHNAQNEIYLTDIIGVAYTNKRRIGTLVCPDADEVIGVNSRADLARAEERMAAGLRGKTS
- the zapB gene encoding cell division protein ZapB — its product is MNEQETRQLHDQFDEIEKRVEQLFKTIESLETANIQLKDRINQLEQEVKEKAEAQERFVEEKALVRSKIDALIEKINHFKSLEGNATVGQQ
- a CDS encoding cell division protein ZapA, with product MGEHITIHLFGKSYTFEADADVPNAHAVADLLEQEVTVVAKKAGGTAISRNPFAMLTQAALNIANECVGLRSDRHRMVQAVTTRSQALIQAMDARL
- the rny gene encoding ribonuclease Y yields the protein MNIYTGVAGVAGVVIGYVLAVVIQNWLARKKVNEAREESRRIVEDARLRAENLVKEAKLEAKDRLFKMKSDFDAETADARKELKKLEQRLISKEENLDKKYDQMERREQEVVKKEKRAQKIEEEVEQKQAEYDHLLAEQKRQLEVVSGLTAEQAKEILVRSMEDEARHDAAKLIKKITTEAEEEAVKKAQKIISTAIHRYAGDYVAEKTVSVVELPGDEMKGRIIGREGRNIRALEAATGIDLIIDDTPEAVILSGFNPVRREVARISIQRLIADGRIHPARIEDVVKKVEVEVAATIKEAGEQAAFDLGVHGINPELVRILGSLKFRTSYTQNVLQHSIEVGFLCGIMAAELGLDQKLARRMGLLHDIGKAIDHEVEGPHALIGSNVALKYGESAEVAHAIGAHHEDVEPQSVYDVLVQASDALSGARPGARKELLENYIKRLEDLEKIANAFKGVATAYAIQAGRELRVMVEGEALSDEESVVLSRNIAKQIEENLTFPGQIKVTVIRETRAVEYANK
- the tyrS gene encoding tyrosine--tRNA ligase, which codes for MSVVDILSERGFVEAFTHEQELRDLAAESAVTCYIGFDPTASSLHVGSLVPIMALAHMQRNGHRPIALVGGGTGLVGDPSGKTEMRQLITPETVEANIEGIQRQLSRFIDFDGGKALLVNNADWLTGLEYIPFLRDIGRHFSVNRMIKAESYRMRLESEEGLSFIEFNYMLLQAYDFLKLCGDRDCVLQMGGSDQWGNIVAGIDLVRRVLNRQVYGLTFPLITTSSGAKMGKTAAGAVWLDAERTSPYDYYQYWINTDDQDVARFLSLFTFLPMPEIQEVKRISGADLNSAKAVLAFEATRIAHGTDAAVQAHSDAAVNFGRRDIPQDLLPSSTIPRDAEGTGAAVSGTAPQTEMTMAELSEGIPAFVLFHTVGLADSKGQARRLIQQGGGYVNDRRIESDEYRVSAEDLDDAKIVLRAGKKRYHTIVVRKGA